One stretch of Cervus canadensis isolate Bull #8, Minnesota chromosome 5, ASM1932006v1, whole genome shotgun sequence DNA includes these proteins:
- the RALGDS gene encoding ral guanine nucleotide dissociation stimulator isoform X3 — translation MVQRMWAEAAGPAGGAESLFPGSRRSRSVWDAVRLEVGGPDSCPVVLHSFTQLDPDLPRLESSTQEIGEELVNGVIYSISLRKVQVHHGANKGQRWLGCENESALNLYETCKVRTVKAGTLEKLVEHLVPAFQGSDLSYVTIFLCTYRAFTTTQQVLDLLFKRYGCILPYSSEDGGPQDQLRNAISSILGTWLDQYSEDFCQPPDFPCLRQLVAYVQLNMPGSDLERRAHLLLAQLEHADLGEAEPEALSPAPVPALKPAAEPEPALGPDLEPAPARAPEPAPTPAPTPPPELEPALSQALELEPAAAPEPPWPLPVAAENGLGEGKPHLLAFPPDLVAEQFTLMDAELFKKVVPYHCLGSIWSQRDKKGKEHLAPTVRATVTQFNSVANCVITTCLGDRSVSARHRARVVEHWIEVARECRVLKNFSSLHAILSALQSNSIHRLKKTWEEVSRDSLRVFQKLSEIFSDENNYSLSRELLIKEGTSKFATLEMNPKRAQRRPKEAGVIQGTVPYLGTFLTDLVMLDTAMKDYLYGRLINFEKRRKEFEVIAQIKLLQSACNNYSITPEEHFGAWFRALERLSEAESYTLSCELEPPSESASNTLKVKKNTAIVKRWSDRQAPSAELSTSGSCHSKSCDQLRCGPYLSSGDIADALSVHSAGSSSSDVEEINMSFVPESPDGQEKKFWESASQSSPETSGISSASSSTSSSSASTTPVASTRTHKRSVSGVCSYGSSLPLYNQQVGDSCIIRVSLDVDNGNMYKSILVTSQDKAPAVIRKAMDKHNLDEDEPEDYELVQVISDDRKLKIPDNANVFYAMNSTANYDFVLKKRTFTKGTKVRHGASSTLPRMKQKGLKIAKGIFP, via the exons ATGGTGCAGCGCATGTGGGCCGAGGCGGCCGGGCCTGCGGGCGGCGCCGAGTCGCTGTTTCCGGGCTCCCGGCGGAGCCGCAGCGTGTGGGACGCCGTGCGCCTGGAGGTGGGCGGCCCCGACAGCTGCCCGGTGGTGCTTCACAGCTTCACGCAGCTCGACCCCGACCTGCCGCGCCTGGAG AGCTCCACACAGGAGATCGGCGAGGAGCTGGTCAACGGGGTCATCTACTCCATTTCCCTGCGGAAGGTCCAAGTGCACCACGGCGCCAACAAGGGCCAGCGCTGGCTCGGG TGTGAAAACGAGTCGGCCCTGAACCTGTACGAGACCTGCAAGGTGCGGACCGTGAAGGCGGGCACGCTGGAGAAGCTGGTGGAGCACCTGGTGCCCGCCTTCCAGGGCAGCGACCTCTCCTACGTCACCATCTTCTTGTGCACCTACCGAGCGTTCACCACCACCCAGCAGGTCCTGGACCTGCTGTTCAAGAG ATACGGGTGCATCCTTCCCTACTCCAGTGAGGACGGCGGACCCCAGGACCAACTCAGAAA TGCCATCTCCTCCATCCTGGGCACCTGGCTGGACCAGTACTCGGAGGACTTCTGTCAGCCCCCCGACTTTCCCTGCCTCAGGCAGCTGGTGGCCTACGTGCAGCTCAACATGCCCGGCTCCGACCTGGAGCGCCGGGCCCACCTCCTCTTGGCCCAGCTGGAGCATGCGGACCTCGGCGAGGCAGAGCCAGAGG CTCTGTCCCCAGCTCCAGTTCCAGCTCTGAAACCAGCTGCTGAGCCAGAGCCCGCCCTAGGCCCAGACCTCGAGCCAGCCCCGGCACGGGCCCCGGAGCCAGCCCCGACGCCAGCTCCGACGCCGCCTCCAGAGCTCGAGCCGGCTCTCTCGCAAGCTCTAGAGCTCGAGCCAGCTGCAGCCCCAGAGCCCCCCTGGCCTTTGCCCGTGGCCGCAGAGaacgggctgggggaggggaagcccCACCTCCTGGCGTTCCCTCCTGACCTGGTGGCGGAGCAGTTCACGCTGATGGACGCG gaGCTGTTCAAGAAGGTGGTCCCCTACCACTGCCTGGGCTCCATCTGGTCCCAGCGGGACAAGAAGGGCAAGGAGCACCTGGCCCCCACCGTCCGTGCCACCGTCACCCAGTTCAACAGCGTGGCCAACTGTGTCATCACCACCTGCCTCGGGGACCGGAGCGTGTCGGCGCGCCACCGGGCCAGGGTGGTGGAGCACTGGATCGAGGTGGCCAGG GAGTGCCGGGTCCTCAAGAACTTCTCCTCCCTCCACGCCATCCTCTCTGCCCTGCAGAGCAACTCCATCCACCGGCTGAAGAAGACGTGGGAGGAGGTCTCCAG ggacAGCCTCCGCGTCTTTCAGAAGCTGTCGGAGATTTTCTCAGACGAGAACAACTACTCCCTAAGCAGAGAGCTGCTCATCAAG GAGGGGACCTCCAAATTTGCCACCCTGGAGATGAACCCCAAGCGAGCCCAGAGGCGCCCGAAAGAGGCG GGTGTCATCCAGGGCACCGTTCCCTACTTGGGCACGTTCCTCACGGACCTAGTGATGCTGGACACTGCCATGAAGGACTATCTGTAT GGGAGACTGATCAACTTcgagaagaggaggaag GAATTCGAAGTGATTGCCCAGATCAAGCTGCTCCAGTCGGCCTGCAACAATTACAGCATCACACCCGAAGAGCACTTCGGGGCCTGGTTCCGGGCCCTGGAGCGGCTCAGCGAGGCGGAGAG CTACACATTGTCATGCGAGCTGGAGCCCCCCTCCGAGTCGGCCAGCAACACCCTCAAGGTCAAGAAGAACACGGCCATCGTCAAGCGCTGGAGCGA CCGCCAGGCCCCCAGCGCGGAGCTCAGTACCAGCGGCAGCTGCCACTCCAAGTCCTGTGATCAACTCAGGTGCGGCCCCTACCTCAGCAGCGGGGACATTGCTGACGCACTCAGCGTCCACTCGGCTGGCTCCTCCAGCTCCGACGTGGAGGAGATCAACATGAGCTTCGTCCCAGAGTCCCCCGACGgccaggagaagaag TTCTGGGAGTCGGCCTCCCAGTCGTCCCCGGAGACCTCCGGCATCAGCTCGGCCTCCAGCAGCACGTCCTCCTCCTCAGCCTCCACCACGCCCGTGGCCAGCACGCGTACCCACAAGCGTTCCGTGTCCGGGGTCTGCAGCTACGGCTCCTCACTGCCCCTCTACAACCAGCAGGTGGGCGACTCCTGCATCATCCGGGTGAGCCTGGACGTGGACAACGGCAACATGTACAAGAGCATCCTG GTGACCAGCCAAGACAAGGCTCCGGCTGTAATCCGCAAGGCCATGGACAAACACAACCTGGATGAGGACGAACCCGAGGACTATGAGCTGGTGCAGGTTATTTCAGATGATCGGA AGCTGAAGATCCCTGACAACGCCAACGTGTTCTACGCCATGAACTCTACCGCCAACTATGACTTTGTCCTAAAGAAACGGACCTTCACCAAGGGGACAAAGGTCAGGCATGGAGCCAGCTCGACCCTCCCCCGCATGAAGCAGAAGGGACTCAAGATTGCCAAGGGCATCTTCCCTTAG
- the RALGDS gene encoding ral guanine nucleotide dissociation stimulator isoform X4, with translation MVQRMWAEAAGPAGGAESLFPGSRRSRSVWDAVRLEVGGPDSCPVVLHSFTQLDPDLPRLESSTQEIGEELVNGVIYSISLRKVQVHHGANKGQRWLGCENESALNLYETCKVRTVKAGTLEKLVEHLVPAFQGSDLSYVTIFLCTYRAFTTTQQVLDLLFKSRYGRCDALTASSRYGCILPYSSEDGGPQDQLRNAISSILGTWLDQYSEDFCQPPDFPCLRQLVAYVQLNMPGSDLERRAHLLLAQLEHADLGEAEPEALSPAPVPALKPAAEPEPALGPDLEPAPARAPEPAPTPAPTPPPELEPALSQALELEPAAAPEPPWPLPVAAENGLGEGKPHLLAFPPDLVAEQFTLMDAELFKKVVPYHCLGSIWSQRDKKGKEHLAPTVRATVTQFNSVANCVITTCLGDRSVSARHRARVVEHWIEVARECRVLKNFSSLHAILSALQSNSIHRLKKTWEEVSRDSLRVFQKLSEIFSDENNYSLSRELLIKEGTSKFATLEMNPKRAQRRPKEAGVIQGTVPYLGTFLTDLVMLDTAMKDYLYGRLINFEKRRKEFEVIAQIKLLQSACNNYSITPEEHFGAWFRALERLSEAESYTLSCELEPPSESASNTLKVKKNTAIVKRWSECGPYLSSGDIADALSVHSAGSSSSDVEEINMSFVPESPDGQEKKFWESASQSSPETSGISSASSSTSSSSASTTPVASTRTHKRSVSGVCSYGSSLPLYNQQVGDSCIIRVSLDVDNGNMYKSILVTSQDKAPAVIRKAMDKHNLDEDEPEDYELVQVISDDRKLKIPDNANVFYAMNSTANYDFVLKKRTFTKGTKVRHGASSTLPRMKQKGLKIAKGIFP, from the exons ATGGTGCAGCGCATGTGGGCCGAGGCGGCCGGGCCTGCGGGCGGCGCCGAGTCGCTGTTTCCGGGCTCCCGGCGGAGCCGCAGCGTGTGGGACGCCGTGCGCCTGGAGGTGGGCGGCCCCGACAGCTGCCCGGTGGTGCTTCACAGCTTCACGCAGCTCGACCCCGACCTGCCGCGCCTGGAG AGCTCCACACAGGAGATCGGCGAGGAGCTGGTCAACGGGGTCATCTACTCCATTTCCCTGCGGAAGGTCCAAGTGCACCACGGCGCCAACAAGGGCCAGCGCTGGCTCGGG TGTGAAAACGAGTCGGCCCTGAACCTGTACGAGACCTGCAAGGTGCGGACCGTGAAGGCGGGCACGCTGGAGAAGCTGGTGGAGCACCTGGTGCCCGCCTTCCAGGGCAGCGACCTCTCCTACGTCACCATCTTCTTGTGCACCTACCGAGCGTTCACCACCACCCAGCAGGTCCTGGACCTGCTGTTCAAGAG CAGGTACGGTAGATGTGACGCCCTCACGGCCTCCTCTAGATACGGGTGCATCCTTCCCTACTCCAGTGAGGACGGCGGACCCCAGGACCAACTCAGAAA TGCCATCTCCTCCATCCTGGGCACCTGGCTGGACCAGTACTCGGAGGACTTCTGTCAGCCCCCCGACTTTCCCTGCCTCAGGCAGCTGGTGGCCTACGTGCAGCTCAACATGCCCGGCTCCGACCTGGAGCGCCGGGCCCACCTCCTCTTGGCCCAGCTGGAGCATGCGGACCTCGGCGAGGCAGAGCCAGAGG CTCTGTCCCCAGCTCCAGTTCCAGCTCTGAAACCAGCTGCTGAGCCAGAGCCCGCCCTAGGCCCAGACCTCGAGCCAGCCCCGGCACGGGCCCCGGAGCCAGCCCCGACGCCAGCTCCGACGCCGCCTCCAGAGCTCGAGCCGGCTCTCTCGCAAGCTCTAGAGCTCGAGCCAGCTGCAGCCCCAGAGCCCCCCTGGCCTTTGCCCGTGGCCGCAGAGaacgggctgggggaggggaagcccCACCTCCTGGCGTTCCCTCCTGACCTGGTGGCGGAGCAGTTCACGCTGATGGACGCG gaGCTGTTCAAGAAGGTGGTCCCCTACCACTGCCTGGGCTCCATCTGGTCCCAGCGGGACAAGAAGGGCAAGGAGCACCTGGCCCCCACCGTCCGTGCCACCGTCACCCAGTTCAACAGCGTGGCCAACTGTGTCATCACCACCTGCCTCGGGGACCGGAGCGTGTCGGCGCGCCACCGGGCCAGGGTGGTGGAGCACTGGATCGAGGTGGCCAGG GAGTGCCGGGTCCTCAAGAACTTCTCCTCCCTCCACGCCATCCTCTCTGCCCTGCAGAGCAACTCCATCCACCGGCTGAAGAAGACGTGGGAGGAGGTCTCCAG ggacAGCCTCCGCGTCTTTCAGAAGCTGTCGGAGATTTTCTCAGACGAGAACAACTACTCCCTAAGCAGAGAGCTGCTCATCAAG GAGGGGACCTCCAAATTTGCCACCCTGGAGATGAACCCCAAGCGAGCCCAGAGGCGCCCGAAAGAGGCG GGTGTCATCCAGGGCACCGTTCCCTACTTGGGCACGTTCCTCACGGACCTAGTGATGCTGGACACTGCCATGAAGGACTATCTGTAT GGGAGACTGATCAACTTcgagaagaggaggaag GAATTCGAAGTGATTGCCCAGATCAAGCTGCTCCAGTCGGCCTGCAACAATTACAGCATCACACCCGAAGAGCACTTCGGGGCCTGGTTCCGGGCCCTGGAGCGGCTCAGCGAGGCGGAGAG CTACACATTGTCATGCGAGCTGGAGCCCCCCTCCGAGTCGGCCAGCAACACCCTCAAGGTCAAGAAGAACACGGCCATCGTCAAGCGCTGGAGCGA GTGCGGCCCCTACCTCAGCAGCGGGGACATTGCTGACGCACTCAGCGTCCACTCGGCTGGCTCCTCCAGCTCCGACGTGGAGGAGATCAACATGAGCTTCGTCCCAGAGTCCCCCGACGgccaggagaagaag TTCTGGGAGTCGGCCTCCCAGTCGTCCCCGGAGACCTCCGGCATCAGCTCGGCCTCCAGCAGCACGTCCTCCTCCTCAGCCTCCACCACGCCCGTGGCCAGCACGCGTACCCACAAGCGTTCCGTGTCCGGGGTCTGCAGCTACGGCTCCTCACTGCCCCTCTACAACCAGCAGGTGGGCGACTCCTGCATCATCCGGGTGAGCCTGGACGTGGACAACGGCAACATGTACAAGAGCATCCTG GTGACCAGCCAAGACAAGGCTCCGGCTGTAATCCGCAAGGCCATGGACAAACACAACCTGGATGAGGACGAACCCGAGGACTATGAGCTGGTGCAGGTTATTTCAGATGATCGGA AGCTGAAGATCCCTGACAACGCCAACGTGTTCTACGCCATGAACTCTACCGCCAACTATGACTTTGTCCTAAAGAAACGGACCTTCACCAAGGGGACAAAGGTCAGGCATGGAGCCAGCTCGACCCTCCCCCGCATGAAGCAGAAGGGACTCAAGATTGCCAAGGGCATCTTCCCTTAG
- the RALGDS gene encoding ral guanine nucleotide dissociation stimulator isoform X5 produces the protein MCLRAGSRAPVHPPLLSAPAILCAQPAVRQGPRRSSTQEIGEELVNGVIYSISLRKVQVHHGANKGQRWLGCENESALNLYETCKVRTVKAGTLEKLVEHLVPAFQGSDLSYVTIFLCTYRAFTTTQQVLDLLFKSRYGRCDALTASSRYGCILPYSSEDGGPQDQLRNAISSILGTWLDQYSEDFCQPPDFPCLRQLVAYVQLNMPGSDLERRAHLLLAQLEHADLGEAEPEALSPAPVPALKPAAEPEPALGPDLEPAPARAPEPAPTPAPTPPPELEPALSQALELEPAAAPEPPWPLPVAAENGLGEGKPHLLAFPPDLVAEQFTLMDAELFKKVVPYHCLGSIWSQRDKKGKEHLAPTVRATVTQFNSVANCVITTCLGDRSVSARHRARVVEHWIEVARECRVLKNFSSLHAILSALQSNSIHRLKKTWEEVSRDSLRVFQKLSEIFSDENNYSLSRELLIKEGTSKFATLEMNPKRAQRRPKEAGVIQGTVPYLGTFLTDLVMLDTAMKDYLYGRLINFEKRRKEFEVIAQIKLLQSACNNYSITPEEHFGAWFRALERLSEAESYTLSCELEPPSESASNTLKVKKNTAIVKRWSDRQAPSAELSTSGSCHSKSCDQLRCGPYLSSGDIADALSVHSAGSSSSDVEEINMSFVPESPDGQEKKFWESASQSSPETSGISSASSSTSSSSASTTPVASTRTHKRSVSGVCSYGSSLPLYNQQVGDSCIIRVSLDVDNGNMYKSILVTSQDKAPAVIRKAMDKHNLDEDEPEDYELVQVISDDRKLKIPDNANVFYAMNSTANYDFVLKKRTFTKGTKVRHGASSTLPRMKQKGLKIAKGIFP, from the exons GCCCCTGCGATCCTGTGTGCCCAGCCGGCTGTCCGCCAGGGCCCGAGAAGG AGCTCCACACAGGAGATCGGCGAGGAGCTGGTCAACGGGGTCATCTACTCCATTTCCCTGCGGAAGGTCCAAGTGCACCACGGCGCCAACAAGGGCCAGCGCTGGCTCGGG TGTGAAAACGAGTCGGCCCTGAACCTGTACGAGACCTGCAAGGTGCGGACCGTGAAGGCGGGCACGCTGGAGAAGCTGGTGGAGCACCTGGTGCCCGCCTTCCAGGGCAGCGACCTCTCCTACGTCACCATCTTCTTGTGCACCTACCGAGCGTTCACCACCACCCAGCAGGTCCTGGACCTGCTGTTCAAGAG CAGGTACGGTAGATGTGACGCCCTCACGGCCTCCTCTAGATACGGGTGCATCCTTCCCTACTCCAGTGAGGACGGCGGACCCCAGGACCAACTCAGAAA TGCCATCTCCTCCATCCTGGGCACCTGGCTGGACCAGTACTCGGAGGACTTCTGTCAGCCCCCCGACTTTCCCTGCCTCAGGCAGCTGGTGGCCTACGTGCAGCTCAACATGCCCGGCTCCGACCTGGAGCGCCGGGCCCACCTCCTCTTGGCCCAGCTGGAGCATGCGGACCTCGGCGAGGCAGAGCCAGAGG CTCTGTCCCCAGCTCCAGTTCCAGCTCTGAAACCAGCTGCTGAGCCAGAGCCCGCCCTAGGCCCAGACCTCGAGCCAGCCCCGGCACGGGCCCCGGAGCCAGCCCCGACGCCAGCTCCGACGCCGCCTCCAGAGCTCGAGCCGGCTCTCTCGCAAGCTCTAGAGCTCGAGCCAGCTGCAGCCCCAGAGCCCCCCTGGCCTTTGCCCGTGGCCGCAGAGaacgggctgggggaggggaagcccCACCTCCTGGCGTTCCCTCCTGACCTGGTGGCGGAGCAGTTCACGCTGATGGACGCG gaGCTGTTCAAGAAGGTGGTCCCCTACCACTGCCTGGGCTCCATCTGGTCCCAGCGGGACAAGAAGGGCAAGGAGCACCTGGCCCCCACCGTCCGTGCCACCGTCACCCAGTTCAACAGCGTGGCCAACTGTGTCATCACCACCTGCCTCGGGGACCGGAGCGTGTCGGCGCGCCACCGGGCCAGGGTGGTGGAGCACTGGATCGAGGTGGCCAGG GAGTGCCGGGTCCTCAAGAACTTCTCCTCCCTCCACGCCATCCTCTCTGCCCTGCAGAGCAACTCCATCCACCGGCTGAAGAAGACGTGGGAGGAGGTCTCCAG ggacAGCCTCCGCGTCTTTCAGAAGCTGTCGGAGATTTTCTCAGACGAGAACAACTACTCCCTAAGCAGAGAGCTGCTCATCAAG GAGGGGACCTCCAAATTTGCCACCCTGGAGATGAACCCCAAGCGAGCCCAGAGGCGCCCGAAAGAGGCG GGTGTCATCCAGGGCACCGTTCCCTACTTGGGCACGTTCCTCACGGACCTAGTGATGCTGGACACTGCCATGAAGGACTATCTGTAT GGGAGACTGATCAACTTcgagaagaggaggaag GAATTCGAAGTGATTGCCCAGATCAAGCTGCTCCAGTCGGCCTGCAACAATTACAGCATCACACCCGAAGAGCACTTCGGGGCCTGGTTCCGGGCCCTGGAGCGGCTCAGCGAGGCGGAGAG CTACACATTGTCATGCGAGCTGGAGCCCCCCTCCGAGTCGGCCAGCAACACCCTCAAGGTCAAGAAGAACACGGCCATCGTCAAGCGCTGGAGCGA CCGCCAGGCCCCCAGCGCGGAGCTCAGTACCAGCGGCAGCTGCCACTCCAAGTCCTGTGATCAACTCAGGTGCGGCCCCTACCTCAGCAGCGGGGACATTGCTGACGCACTCAGCGTCCACTCGGCTGGCTCCTCCAGCTCCGACGTGGAGGAGATCAACATGAGCTTCGTCCCAGAGTCCCCCGACGgccaggagaagaag TTCTGGGAGTCGGCCTCCCAGTCGTCCCCGGAGACCTCCGGCATCAGCTCGGCCTCCAGCAGCACGTCCTCCTCCTCAGCCTCCACCACGCCCGTGGCCAGCACGCGTACCCACAAGCGTTCCGTGTCCGGGGTCTGCAGCTACGGCTCCTCACTGCCCCTCTACAACCAGCAGGTGGGCGACTCCTGCATCATCCGGGTGAGCCTGGACGTGGACAACGGCAACATGTACAAGAGCATCCTG GTGACCAGCCAAGACAAGGCTCCGGCTGTAATCCGCAAGGCCATGGACAAACACAACCTGGATGAGGACGAACCCGAGGACTATGAGCTGGTGCAGGTTATTTCAGATGATCGGA AGCTGAAGATCCCTGACAACGCCAACGTGTTCTACGCCATGAACTCTACCGCCAACTATGACTTTGTCCTAAAGAAACGGACCTTCACCAAGGGGACAAAGGTCAGGCATGGAGCCAGCTCGACCCTCCCCCGCATGAAGCAGAAGGGACTCAAGATTGCCAAGGGCATCTTCCCTTAG
- the RALGDS gene encoding ral guanine nucleotide dissociation stimulator isoform X7, with product MVQRMWAEAAGPAGGAESLFPGSRRSRSVWDAVRLEVGGPDSCPVVLHSFTQLDPDLPRLESSTQEIGEELVNGVIYSISLRKVQVHHGANKGQRWLGCENESALNLYETCKVRTVKAGTLEKLVEHLVPAFQGSDLSYVTIFLCTYRAFTTTQQVLDLLFKSRYGRCDALTASSRYGCILPYSSEDGGPQDQLRNAISSILGTWLDQYSEDFCQPPDFPCLRQLVAYVQLNMPGSDLERRAHLLLAQLEHADLGEAEPEALSPAPVPALKPAAEPEPALGPDLEPAPARAPEPAPTPAPTPPPELEPALSQALELEPAAAPEPPWPLPVAAENGLGEGKPHLLAFPPDLVAEQFTLMDAELFKKVVPYHCLGSIWSQRDKKGKEHLAPTVRATVTQFNSVANCVITTCLGDRSVSARHRARVVEHWIEVARECRVLKNFSSLHAILSALQSNSIHRLKKTWEEVSRDSLRVFQKLSEIFSDENNYSLSRELLIKEGTSKFATLEMNPKRAQRRPKEAGVIQGTVPYLGTFLTDLVMLDTAMKDYLYGRLINFEKRRKEFEVIAQIKLLQSACNNYSITPEEHFGAWFRALERLSEAESYTLSCELEPPSESASNTLKVKKNTAIVKRWSDRQAPSAELSTSGSCHSKSCDQLRCGPYLSSGDIADALSVHSAGSSSSDVEEINMSFVPESPDGQEKKVGDSCIIRVSLDVDNGNMYKSILVTSQDKAPAVIRKAMDKHNLDEDEPEDYELVQVISDDRKLKIPDNANVFYAMNSTANYDFVLKKRTFTKGTKVRHGASSTLPRMKQKGLKIAKGIFP from the exons ATGGTGCAGCGCATGTGGGCCGAGGCGGCCGGGCCTGCGGGCGGCGCCGAGTCGCTGTTTCCGGGCTCCCGGCGGAGCCGCAGCGTGTGGGACGCCGTGCGCCTGGAGGTGGGCGGCCCCGACAGCTGCCCGGTGGTGCTTCACAGCTTCACGCAGCTCGACCCCGACCTGCCGCGCCTGGAG AGCTCCACACAGGAGATCGGCGAGGAGCTGGTCAACGGGGTCATCTACTCCATTTCCCTGCGGAAGGTCCAAGTGCACCACGGCGCCAACAAGGGCCAGCGCTGGCTCGGG TGTGAAAACGAGTCGGCCCTGAACCTGTACGAGACCTGCAAGGTGCGGACCGTGAAGGCGGGCACGCTGGAGAAGCTGGTGGAGCACCTGGTGCCCGCCTTCCAGGGCAGCGACCTCTCCTACGTCACCATCTTCTTGTGCACCTACCGAGCGTTCACCACCACCCAGCAGGTCCTGGACCTGCTGTTCAAGAG CAGGTACGGTAGATGTGACGCCCTCACGGCCTCCTCTAGATACGGGTGCATCCTTCCCTACTCCAGTGAGGACGGCGGACCCCAGGACCAACTCAGAAA TGCCATCTCCTCCATCCTGGGCACCTGGCTGGACCAGTACTCGGAGGACTTCTGTCAGCCCCCCGACTTTCCCTGCCTCAGGCAGCTGGTGGCCTACGTGCAGCTCAACATGCCCGGCTCCGACCTGGAGCGCCGGGCCCACCTCCTCTTGGCCCAGCTGGAGCATGCGGACCTCGGCGAGGCAGAGCCAGAGG CTCTGTCCCCAGCTCCAGTTCCAGCTCTGAAACCAGCTGCTGAGCCAGAGCCCGCCCTAGGCCCAGACCTCGAGCCAGCCCCGGCACGGGCCCCGGAGCCAGCCCCGACGCCAGCTCCGACGCCGCCTCCAGAGCTCGAGCCGGCTCTCTCGCAAGCTCTAGAGCTCGAGCCAGCTGCAGCCCCAGAGCCCCCCTGGCCTTTGCCCGTGGCCGCAGAGaacgggctgggggaggggaagcccCACCTCCTGGCGTTCCCTCCTGACCTGGTGGCGGAGCAGTTCACGCTGATGGACGCG gaGCTGTTCAAGAAGGTGGTCCCCTACCACTGCCTGGGCTCCATCTGGTCCCAGCGGGACAAGAAGGGCAAGGAGCACCTGGCCCCCACCGTCCGTGCCACCGTCACCCAGTTCAACAGCGTGGCCAACTGTGTCATCACCACCTGCCTCGGGGACCGGAGCGTGTCGGCGCGCCACCGGGCCAGGGTGGTGGAGCACTGGATCGAGGTGGCCAGG GAGTGCCGGGTCCTCAAGAACTTCTCCTCCCTCCACGCCATCCTCTCTGCCCTGCAGAGCAACTCCATCCACCGGCTGAAGAAGACGTGGGAGGAGGTCTCCAG ggacAGCCTCCGCGTCTTTCAGAAGCTGTCGGAGATTTTCTCAGACGAGAACAACTACTCCCTAAGCAGAGAGCTGCTCATCAAG GAGGGGACCTCCAAATTTGCCACCCTGGAGATGAACCCCAAGCGAGCCCAGAGGCGCCCGAAAGAGGCG GGTGTCATCCAGGGCACCGTTCCCTACTTGGGCACGTTCCTCACGGACCTAGTGATGCTGGACACTGCCATGAAGGACTATCTGTAT GGGAGACTGATCAACTTcgagaagaggaggaag GAATTCGAAGTGATTGCCCAGATCAAGCTGCTCCAGTCGGCCTGCAACAATTACAGCATCACACCCGAAGAGCACTTCGGGGCCTGGTTCCGGGCCCTGGAGCGGCTCAGCGAGGCGGAGAG CTACACATTGTCATGCGAGCTGGAGCCCCCCTCCGAGTCGGCCAGCAACACCCTCAAGGTCAAGAAGAACACGGCCATCGTCAAGCGCTGGAGCGA CCGCCAGGCCCCCAGCGCGGAGCTCAGTACCAGCGGCAGCTGCCACTCCAAGTCCTGTGATCAACTCAGGTGCGGCCCCTACCTCAGCAGCGGGGACATTGCTGACGCACTCAGCGTCCACTCGGCTGGCTCCTCCAGCTCCGACGTGGAGGAGATCAACATGAGCTTCGTCCCAGAGTCCCCCGACGgccaggagaagaag GTGGGCGACTCCTGCATCATCCGGGTGAGCCTGGACGTGGACAACGGCAACATGTACAAGAGCATCCTG GTGACCAGCCAAGACAAGGCTCCGGCTGTAATCCGCAAGGCCATGGACAAACACAACCTGGATGAGGACGAACCCGAGGACTATGAGCTGGTGCAGGTTATTTCAGATGATCGGA AGCTGAAGATCCCTGACAACGCCAACGTGTTCTACGCCATGAACTCTACCGCCAACTATGACTTTGTCCTAAAGAAACGGACCTTCACCAAGGGGACAAAGGTCAGGCATGGAGCCAGCTCGACCCTCCCCCGCATGAAGCAGAAGGGACTCAAGATTGCCAAGGGCATCTTCCCTTAG